In Aquincola tertiaricarbonis, the genomic stretch CCGGATTGCCCTTGGGCGCAGGCATGCGGGTGATGACGGCTTCGAGGATCTCGTCGATGCCCATGCCGGTCTTGGCCGAGCAGGGAATGGCGTCGGTCGCGTCGATGCCGATCACGTCCTCGATCTCGGCCTTGGCGTTGTCGGGGTCGGCCGACGGCAGGTCCATCTTGTTGAGGACCGGCACCACCTCCACGCCCAGGTCGAGCGCGGTGTAGCAGTTGGCCACCGTCTGCGCTTCGACGCCCTGGGATGCATCGACCACCAGCAGCGCGCCTTCGCAGGCGGACAGCGAACGGCTGACTTCATACGAGAAGTCGACGTGCCCCGGCGTGTCGATCAGGTTGAGGTTGTACACACGGCCGTCGCGGGCCTTGTACTGCAATGCGGCGGTCTGCGCCTTGATGGTGATGCCCCGCTCGCGCTCGATGTCCATCGAGTCGAGCACCTGCGCTTCCATCTCGCGGTCGCTCAGCCCCCCACAGCGCTGGATGATGCGGTCGGCCAGCGTGCTCTTGCCGTGGTCGATGTGGGCAATGATGGAGAAATTGCGGATGTGGTCCATGGACACGAAGTTGGCTGCTGCTGTCACGGCAAAGGCCTGCCGTGCGGGCGCCGGGCGCCGAGCCGCACATAAAAAAAAGGCACGTCCAAAGAGGAGACGCGCCTTCCAACAAAACGTATGGCAACTGCTTGTTGGGCCTTCATTGTAGCCAAAAGGACTTGGCTGGAAACCGCGCCGTTGCTGGATTTCTTCGTTGCAGGTCGCCAACAGCGCAATTCTGTACACAGCTTATCCACAGGTGGCTGTGGATGTTCTGGGGACAGAACGGGAACCTTGGACTTGTGCGCGGAACGGCCGCCAAAGCGGCTCAACAACAATGCATTGTAGCTGTCGCGGGCAGCAATCCCGGCCGCTTTGCGGGGTGAAAGTCAGCGAGTACTAACTGCCGGATGCCCGTGTCCAACCTGCCGGCGCCGGGGTTTTTCCGCATCCCGGAAAGCCCCGCCGCCGCCGTCGGATGTCGGGTTCATTTGCTCGGCCGGATCACTGCGTAGTTCGTCCACTCGCCACGGCGCACCAGCACGCTGACCGGCTTGGTGCGGTCGAGCTTGGCTACCGCGGCATTGAACTGCCTGGCGTCCACCACCTCGACGTTGTCCACCGACAGGATGACATCGCCTTCACGCAAGCCGGCCCGGGCCGCGGCACCTTCGGCCAGCTCCACCCGCACGCCGCCACGCACCTTCAACTCCTTGCGCTGCGCCTCGGTCAGGTCGGACACCGTCAGGCCGATGGCCGTCTTCGGCGCCGAAGCCGGCGACTCGGCCTTGGCCACGCGGCGCGCCTGATCAGGCTCCAGCTCGGCCACGGTCACCGCCAGGTCGCGCGTGGCGCCGCGGCGGTACACCTGCAGCGTCGCCTTGGCGCCTGGCTTGGTGTTGCCGATGATGCGCGGCAGGTCGCCGGACTTGTCGACGGTGCGGCCGTCCACCTTGGTGATGATGTCGCCCGCCTCGATGCCGGCCTTCTGCGCCGGGCCGCCCTCTTCCACGCCCTGCACCAGCGCGCCGGCCGGCTTGCCCAGACCGATGGACTCGGCCACGTCCTTGGTGACGGGCGCGATGGTCACGCCAATGCGGCCCCGCACCACGCGGCCGGTGGCGCGCAGCTGGTCGGCCACGCGCATCGCTTCGTCGATGGGAATGGCGAAGGAGATGCCGGCGAACATGCCCGAGCGGCTGTAGATCTGCGAGTTGATGCCCACCACCTCACCGCGCAGATTGAGCAGCGGGCCGCCCGAGTTGCCGGGGTTGATCGCGACGTCGGTCTGGATCAGCGGCAGGTAGTCGCCGGTGTCGCGCTGCTTGGCGCTGACGATGCCGGCGGTCACGGTGTTCTCGAGGCCGAAGGGCGAGCCGATGGCCATCACCCATTCGCCCACCTTCAGCTTGTTCACGTCGCCGGTCTTGACGAAGGGAAAGCCGGTGCCGTCGATCTTGACCACGGCCACGTCGGTGCGCTTGTCGGAGCCGATGATCTTGGCCTTGAACTCGCGCTGGTCGGTCAGCGTGACGATGACCTCGTCGGCGCCTTCCACCACGTGGGCATTGGTCATCACGAAGCCGTCGGCGCTCAGGATGAAGCCCGAGCCCACGCCACGCTGCTGCGGTGCGGATTCTTCATCGGGCGCGGTGGGCGGGCCGTTGCGGCGCGGCGTGTTGGGCAGCGGGATGCCGAAGCGCCGGAAGAACTCGCGCATCTGGTCGTCCATCTCGCCGCCGCCCTGGGCGCTGCGCACCCGCTCGGTGGTGCGGATGTTCACCACGGTCGGGCTCATGCGCTCGGCCAGTTCGGTGAAGTCGGGCAGCTCCCGCGCCTGCGCCTGGCCGACGGCGGGCACACCCGCCAGCGACAGCGCACACAGGCCCGCCGCAACAGCCGCACGCCAGTCAGGCCTGCGGACGGCAATGTTCAATCCCATGAAGACTCCCGAACTCGTTGTCTTGGTCTGCGGTTCAACGGCGCTCCAGCGCCTTGCCGAACTTCTTGAGCGTGGCCAGCGGCACGTCGCCCATCGCGGTGACCCACCAGTCGCCATGACGCTCCATCAGCGTGTGGGTGGCGCCGATCGAGGTTTCGACGGCCTGGCGGTGCCGCTCCGCACTGTAGGGCTCGATGAATACCGACACATGGGTGAGGCCGTCGGAGTACACCGCCTGCAGCATGTCGGCCGGGCCGGCGGCCTGGTCGTTCGGGCTGGCCGCGTCCAGCGAGCGCTTGACGCAACGGATCTGCCGGAAGCCCTTGACCGGGCTCTTGAGCTGCCAGCCTTCGGCTTCCAGCCTGGCCGGCGTCAGCACCGGCTTGAGCACACGGTAGCCGTCCAGCATCTTCATCGCCTTCAGCACCGCGTCGGGCTGCGGCTTGACGCCGATGGTCACGTCGGTGAAGGCGGCGCTTTCCAGCACGCGGCCATCGCCGCCGATCACATCGGTTCGCAGCAGCAGGCCGGTGGCCTTGTCGGCCCACAGCCGCTGCGCAAAGCGCTCCGTGTCGCGCGGGCGCAGCAGGAACACCGCGGTGTCGTGGCCGGCGATGCGGTCATCGCCCTCCGGCACCAGTTCGTAGCGGTCGAAGATCTGTTCTTCGCTGGACTTCAGCAGCGAAGGGAACGGCGCCAGCGGGTCGCGCTGCTCCACCGAAGCCAGGCGGCTGCCCGGCCACAGCGTCTGCACCACCTCGTTGTGGCGCAGCACCTGGCGGCGCTCGCCGTCCAGGCCGTCGATGCGCTCGTAGGTGTGCGGCCCTTCGCAGTAGTGCGCGATGCGCGAGCTGGTGACGGCACCGCCGGCAGTAACCACCATGGTGCCCTGGTAGTTGCGCTGGCTGGCGGCGCCGTGGATGCGGGCCAGCCAGGCACGGGCATCGGTGGCCGGCGCCGTGGGTGCGCTGGCCGTTGCGGCGGCCGCCCAGGCGGAGCCGCCGGCCGCGGTGGTCAGCAGGACGAGAGCGGAGTTGACGACTCGACGGCGAACCACGGACACGCTCAGCGCTCAGATCCGGCCGGTGCCGCGACGCGCACCGACACCGCCGGCATCGCCAGCACCGAACTGCTTCCGTACTGCTTGTGCGCCGCCAGGTACCGGTCCAGCCGGGCATCACGGATGAGGCGGCCGTTGGCCACCGGCACCGACACCGGCACGGCCGTCGCCTGCGCAGGCGGCAGCGTGGCCACCACCGGCTGGATGCCGGCCGTGGCCGGCGCACCCGCGATCACAGCGCCACCCGGCGCAGTGCCCGGCACCTCCGCCACGCGAGTGACCACCAGCACGCCGGCCACGGCCATGAAACCGGCGGCCACCGCCGTGGGCGCGGCCCAGGCGCGGCGCCAGAAGCTGCGGCGGCCGGTGCCGGCCCGGCCCGCGGGACCGCCGTTGGCCGCCCGGCGCGGCGCCGCCAGCGGCTGCGGCAGTTCGATCTGCGGCGCCTGCTGCGGTGCGAGGACCACGGGCTCCGCCGCCAGACGGGTGCGCAACGCCGCCAGGAAGGCTTCGTCGCGCTGCGGGCGGTGGGCCAGGTCCTCGGAGCGCAGCACGTCACCGATCAGGTGGTACGCGTACCAGTCGGCCCGCGACTGGCCATCCTCTCGCCACGCGGCGCAGGCGCGCGCCACCGCGCCGTCATCCGCGGCGCCGTCCATCAAATCCGACAACGCCTGCCGACGTGTCTGTTGATCCAGCCGATCCACCATTTCCGACTCCAGTGTGCTGTCGTGGGGGCGCGCTACCAGCGCTCGCCCTCGCGGGTGCCCAACAGCGGGCGAAGACGTTCCGCAATCGCCTCGCGCGCCCGGAAAATCCGCGAACGCACCGTGCCGATCGGGCAGTTCATCACTTCAGCGATTTCCTCGTAGCTCAGACCTTCGATCTCGCGCAGGGTGATCGCCTGGCGCAAGTCTTCAGACAAAGCTTCGATGGCTCCGTTCACCGTGGCGGCAATTTCTTTCGTCGCCAGCACGGCTTCCGGGGTCTCGCCATCGCTTAGTTCGTTCTCGACGCGCGAAGTTTCGTCCTCGTCTTCCCGACCTGACAGCGCATTTTCGGAGACCAGCGGATCCCGCTTCAGATCGACCAGCGCCTTCTTGGCGGTGTTGACCGCGATGCGGTACAGCCAGGTGTAGAAAGCGCTGTCGCCGCGGAACTGCGGGATGGCCCGGTAGGCCCGGATGAAGGTTTCCTGCGCGATGTCGGGCACTAGGTCCACATCGCGCACCATGCGGCCGATCAGCCGCTCGATGCGCCGTTGGTACTTCACCACCAGCATCTCGAACGCCTTGACATCGCCGTTCTTCACACGGTCGATCAAGAGGGCGTCGGCGTCCGCTGCGTTGGTCATTCAGGCTCTTGGGTGGCCTACATCCGCAGCGCGGAAGGGGTCCGGGGTTCAGGGCGGCGGGAATATACCGCAGTGCGCAATCCGTGCCAGCCCGCACGGGCGCCAGCCCGGGATACTGGCAAATGGGCGGCCCGCCCGCCGCGGCGACCGGACGGCATGAAGTGCAGCAAGATCCAGGGGCCGAGGTCGATGACCACCGCCACCTGACCGTTGCTGCCGCCCCAGTGCCATTCGGCGCCGTCCCAGGCCAGCACACCGGCAGGTGCCGGCAGCAGGCGATGGGAAAGGCCGGCACCGGCCAGACCCGCCATCCCGGCCATCACCGCGACGACGAGCACCGGCAGCTCGGCCATCAGGCCCAGCCAGGCTGCCAGCACCGCGGCAGCCGCCGCACAGCTGACCGCCGCGGCGATGCGCCAGCCCAGGTCATCACCCACGACGACCTGCACCGCGGGTGCCGATCGCATGGTGGGCGCGCCGCAGTGCCGGCGCCGTCAGGCGCGACGGAAGACCAGCGTGCCGTTGGTGCCGCCGAAACCGAAGTTGTTCTTCACCGCGACGTCGATCTTCATTTCCCGAGCTTCGTTCGGGCAGTAGTCGAGGTCACACTCCGGATCGGGGTCGACGAGGTTGATCGTCGGCGGCACCACCTGGTGGTGCAGTGACAGCACGGTGAACACCGATTCGATGCCACCGGCGCCGCCCAGCAGGTGACCGGTCATCGACTTGGTGGAGCTGACCACCAGCTTGGACGCGTGATCGCCGAACGCCTTCTTGATGGCATTGGTCTCGTTCACGTCGCCCAGCGGCGTGGACGTGCCGTGCGCATTCAGGTACTGCACCGCCGAAGGATCGATCCGCGCATTGCGCAGCGCCGCCAGCATCGACCGCTTGGGGCCGTCGACGTTGGGCGCGGTCATGTGGAACGCGTCCGCTCCCATGCCGTAACCGATCAGCTCGGCGTAGATCTTGGCACCGCGGGCCTTGGCGTGCTCGTACTCCTCGAGCACCAGCGCGCCGGCGCCCTCGCCCAGCACGAAGCCGTCACGGCCCTTGTCCCAGGGGCGGGACGCGGCGGTGGGGTCATCGTTGCGGGTGGACAGCGCACGCGCAGCGGCAAAGCCACCGATGCCCAGCGGGGACACCGTGGATTCGGCACCGCCGGCCACCATCACGTCCACGTCGCCGTACTCGATCAGGCGAGCTGCCTCGCCGATGCAGTGCAGGCCGGTGGTGCAGGCGGTGACGATCGCCAGGTTCGGGCCGGTGAAGCCGTACTTGATGGACACATGCCCCGAGATCATGTTGATGATCGATGCGGGCACGAAGAACGGGGAAATCCGGCGCGGGCCGCGTTCGGTGTAGTCCTGATGGGTCTGCTCGATCATCGGCAAGCCACCGATGCCCGAACCCACCAACACCCCGATGCGCTCGGCCGTCTGCTCGTCGAGCGCTTCCCCGGTGGGAATACCCGAGTCCTGCACGGCCTGCATGGAGGCGGCCATCCCGTAGTGGATGAACGTGTCCATGTGCCGGGCTTCCTTGCCGGGGATGTAATCCTCGATGTTGAAGCCCTTGACCTCACCCGCGAAGCGGCAGGCCATGGCCGACGCATCGAACTTGGTGATGTTGGCGATGCCCGAACGGCCGGCCACCAGGTTGGCCCACCCTTCGGCCACGCTGTTGCCCACCGGGCTGACCAGCCCCAGGCCCGTGACGACGACGCGACGACGAGTCATGGAAACCGACTCAGGCCTTCTGGTGATTGACCGCGTAGTCGATCGCCAGCTGCACCGTGGTGATCTTCTCGGCCTCTTCGTCGGGGATTTCGATGCCGAACTCGTCTTCGAGGGCCATCACCAGTTCGACCGTGTCGAGCGAGTCGGCACCCAGGTCGGCCACGAAGGCCTTTTCGTTGGTGACGTCCGACTCGGGCACGCCGAGTTGTTCGGCAATGATCTTCTTGACACGGGCTTCGATATCGCTCATTCGCTCCTCCTGGAACATACAAAACGGCCCGGAGTTTACGCGCCCTGCAGGCGGGGCCTGCGGGGGGCGTCCGGTCGGGCCGACCCGGTCCATCAGTTCATGTACATGCCGCCGTTGACATGCAGCTCGCTGCCGGTGATGTAGCCGGCCGCGGGGGACGCCAGGAACACGACCGCATCGGCCACTTCCTGCACCTCGCCCAGCCGACCCAGCGGAATCTGGGACAGCAGTGCGGTCTTCTGCGCTTCGGGCAGCACTTCGGTCATGTCGGTGGCAATGAAGCCGGGCGCGACGCAGTTCACGGTGATGCCGCGGCTGCCCAGCTCACGAGCCAGGGCACGCGTCATGCCAGCCACGCCGGCCTTGGCGGCGGCATAGTTGGCCTGGCCGGCATTGCCGGACGCGCCCACCACCGAAGTGATGTTGACGATGCGGCCGTAACGCTGCTTCATCATCGTGCGCATCACGGCACGGCTGGTGCGGAACACGGCCTTGAGGTTGGTGTCCAGCACCGCGTCCCAGTCCTCGTCCTTCATGCGCATGGCCAGCGTGTCACGCGTGATGCCCGCGTTGTTGACGAGGATGTGCAGGCCACCGAATTCCTTGGTCAGCGCGTCGATGGCCGCTTCCACGGCCGCCGCGTCGTTGACGTTCAGCGCAATGCCTCGGCCGCCATGCGGCGCCAGTGCTTCGGTGATGGCGGCAGCGCCGGACTCGGTGGTGGCGGTGCCGATCACCTTGACGCCCTGGGCAGCCAGCGCGCTGGCGATACCGCGGCCGATGCCGCGCGACGCGCCGGTCACCAGCGCCACCTGTTCGTTGAAGCTCTTCATGCCACCAGCCTCTTGGCCTCTTCCAGCGACGCGGGGTCGAACACGGTGGTGGACTGCACCTCCGGCTCAATGCGCTTGACCATGCCGGCCAGCACCTTGCCCGGACCGCATTCGATGATGACCTGGGCGCCTTGGGCGCGCAGCGCCTGCACCACCTCCACCCAGCGCACGGGGCCGAAGGCCTGCTCGTACAGCGCCTGGCGGATGGCCTGCGGGTCGGTTTCGATGGCCACGCGGATGTTGTTGACCACCGGCATCTGCGGCGCCAGCAGCGGCGTGGCCGCCAGGCGCTCCTTCAGCCGTTCAGCCGCCGGCTTCATCAGGCTGGAGTGGAACGGCGCCGACACCGGCAACGGCAGCGCGCGCTTGGCGCCCTTGGCCTTGAGCACTTCGCAGCCCTTCTCGACACCGGCCTTGGTGCCGGCGATCACGGTCTGCTTGGGATCGTTGAAATTGACGGCTTCCACCACCTCGCCGCTGGCCTGCGCGGCCTCGGCACAGCCCTCGCGCACGGCGGCGGCGTCCAGGCCCAGGATGGCGGCCATGGCGCCGGTGCCCACCGGCACGGCTTCCTGCATGGCCTGCGCGCGGAAACGCACCAGCGGCAGCGCATCGGCCAGCGTCAGCGCACCAGCGGCTACCAGCGCGCTGTACTCGCCCAGCGAATGGCCGGCCACCCACGCGGGCTTCAGGCCGGTTTCAGCCAGCCAGGCGCGGTAGCAGGCAATGCCTGCCACCAGCATCACCGGCTGGGTGTTGGTGGTGAGGTCGAGCTGTTCCTTGGGGCCGGCCTGGATCAGGCGGGCGATGTCCTCGCCCAGCGCCGCGGAGGCTTCTTCCAGCGTCTGGCGCACGGCGGGGTGGTCGCCCCAGGCGTCGAGCATGCCGACGGCCTGCGAGCCCTGGCCAGGAAAGACGAACGCAAACGATGTCATCGCGTGACTCTCGAAAGATGGAGGCGGCGGTGCTCAGAAATCGAGCAGCACGGCGCCCCAGGTGAAACCACCGCCGACGCCTTCCAGCATCAGGGTGTCGCCGCGGCGGATGCGGCCGGAACGCACGGCGCTGTCCAGCGCCAGCGGAATGGACGCAGCGGACGTGTTGCCATGCTCGTCGACGGTGACGATGACCTTGTCGGCGCTGAGCTTCAGCTTGCGCGCCGTGCTCTGCATGATGCGGATGTTGGCCTGGTGCGGGATCAGGAAGTCGATGTCGGACGCCTCGCGGCCGGCCTTGGCCAGCACCGAGCGGGCCACGTCTTCCAGCACACCGACGGCCAGCTTGAACACCGCCGGACCGTCCATCTTGAGCAGCGGATCGCCCAGGATCGCCCCACCCGACACATGGCCCGGGGTGCAGAGGATGTCCAGGTGGCGGCCATCGGCATGCAGCTCGCTGGCCACCAGGCCGGGCTCGTTGCTGGCTTCCAGCACCACGGCGCCGGCGCCGTCACCGAACAGCACGCAGGTGGTGCGGTCGTTGAAATCGAGGATGCGCGAGAACACCTCGGAACCCACGACCAGCGCCTTGCGGGCCGCACCGGTGCGGATCATCGAATCCGCCACCGTCAGCGCATAGACGAAGCCCGAGCACACCGCCTGCACGTCGAAGGCCGGGCAGCCATGCACGCCCAGCTTGTTCTGCAGGATGGTGGCGGTGGAGGGGAACACCATGTCCGGCGTGGACGTGGCGACGATGATCAGGTCGATGTCGGCCGCGGTGCAGCCGGCTGATTGCAGCGCCGCCAGCGAGGCATGCAGCGCCAGATCGCTGGCGGCCACCTCGGGCTCGGCGAAGTGGCGCGCCCGGATGCCGGTGCGCTCGACGATCCAGGCGTCGGAGGTTTCCAGACCCCGCTGCGCCAGCTGGGCCGCCAGGTCGTCGTTGGTGACGCGCCGCGGCGGCAGGTAGCTGCCGGTGCCGGCGATGCGGGAATACCGAGGTGTGGATGAATTCATGCGGCTTGGACGGTGTCGTCGGCACCGCCGGCGACCGGCTGGGCATTCAACGCCTGCAGCGTGTCGAGGATGCGGTCGTGGACCCGGTCCAGCAGTCGGTTGCGGGCGGCATCATACGCCCGGGTGAGGGCCTGCTCGAAACCGAAGGCATCGGCCGAGCCGTGGCTCTTGAAGACCAGGCCACGCAGGCCCAGCAGCGCGGCACCGTTCAGCCGGCGCGGGTCGACGCGGGTCTTGAAGTGGCGCAGCACCGGCAGCGCGATCAGCGCCGCGAACTTGGCAAAGGGTGTGCGGGTAAATTCCTGGCGGATCATGTCGCCCAGCATCGAGGCCAGGCCTTCGGCCGTCTTCAGCGCCACGTTGCCGACGAAACCGTCGCAGACGACGATGTCGGTCGTGCCCTTGAAGATGTCGTCACCCTCCACGTTGCCGTGGAAATGCAGGTGGCCACGGGCCGCCGCCTCGCGCAGCAGCTCGCCGGCACGCTTGATGGTATCGCTGCCCTTGATGACTTCTTCGCCGATGTTGAGCAGGCCCACGCTGGGGTCGGCCTTACCGCTGACGGCACCGACCAGCGCACTGCCCATCACCGCGAACTGCAGCAGGTGCTCGGCGCTGCAGTCCACATTGGCACCCAGGTCGAGCACGGTGGTGAAGCCGTCGAGCCGATTGGGCATGACCGTGGCGATCGCCGGGCGGTCGATGCCGTCCAGCGTCTTCAGCACGTAGCGGGCGACCGCCATCAGGGCGCCGGTGTTGCCGGCCGACACGCAGACGTGCGCCAACGGCTCCGCACCCTCACCGGATGCCTTGAGCTGGTTGATGGCCACACGCATCGACGAGTCGCGCTTGCGACGCAACGCCACCTCGACGGTGTCGTCCATCAGCACGGTTTCGCTCGCGTGCACGCAGGTGACGCGCGGCCACGAGGCCGCAGGCGCCAATGCCTCGGGTGTACCTACCAGCACCAACTCCGCCTGCGGATGCGCCGCAAGAAAAGCCTGGCAGGCCGGCAGGGTGACGCTGGGACCATGGTCGCCGCCCATGCAATCGACGGCGACTCGCACGCGCGACAGTGGCGTCAGGGCGGATTGGGACAAGGACATCGCCGGCTGGGCAGTGGGACCGGGTGGCAGCCGCATGCGCCGGGCGCAGCTACAGCCACACTGCCGACGCCGCGACGCGCGCGCCGGCCACCGAAGCCAAGACGCCGGACATGCAAGGCACGCCCGGCACCGCCATCATCAGGTGTCCGACTTGGTGCGCAGCACCTTGCGGCCACGGTAGAAGCCGGTCGGGCTGATGTGGTGACGCATGTGCGTTTCACCGGTGGTGGGCTCGATCGCGATGCCCGGCACGGGCAGCGCGTTGTGCGAACGGTGCATGCCCCGCTTCGAGGGCGACTTCTTGTTTTGCTGGACGGCCATGAGGTTCTCCTGGTGGCGCCAGCAAGTTACGGGCGGCGCCTTCGCGAAAAGCCGATGATCATAGCACGACCCGCGGGGGCCGTCACTCTGGCTTGTTGCCGCGCTTGAGCTGGGCCAGCGCGGCGAAGGGATTCACCTTCTCCTGCGGCGGCAGTTCCTCGGCCGAAGGTTCGGCCACCATCGGCAGCGGATCGGGGCATTGGTCGTGGCTGGGCACCAGCGGCAGCGCCAGCAGCACCTCGTCCTCCACCAGCTCCTGCAGGTCGAGCCAGCGCGGCAGCGCCAGCACGTCGTCGTCGCTGTCGGCGTCCAGCTGGGCGGCAAGTTGCTCGTCGCCCACGAAGCGCAGCCACTGGTCGACTTCCACAGGAATGGCCACCGGCGCCAGGCAGCGCTGGCATTCGCGCGGCACCTGGGCCTGCGCCTGCAGGTGCAGCCAGACCTGGGGCTCGCCGCCCTTGACCGGCCGTCGCTCGCCGTGGGCAGACCAGTGGACGTCTGGCAGCGGCGCGCCGTCATCCGTGGCGGGCGCATCCTCGGCCACACGGGCCAGCTCGCTCAGCGGCCAGCGGCCGGACAGTTCAGCGCCCTGCGCCGCAAAAGCCGCCACATCCAGGCGGCGGGGATCATGTTCTCCGGGCTTCATGCAGCCAGTGTAGACCGGGGTCCGCACGGGGCCGATGGGACAATGGCCGCATGGACGAACCCCGCCCCGCCCTCATCCTGGGCTCCACCTCCCCATACCGCCGCGAGCTGCTGGAACGGCTGCGGCAGCCCTTCTCGGTGATACGGCCCGACGTCGACGAAACGCCCGCAGACGGCGAAGCACCCGATGCGCTGGCGATGCGCCTCGCCCTGGCCAAGGCACGCGCCGCCGCAGCCACCGCCCGCACGCAACATGCCGACGCCATCGTCATCGGCTCCGACCAGGTGGCCGACCTGGACGGCCAGCCGCTGGGCAAGCCCGGCACCCATGAACGCGCCACGCAGCAGCTGCAGCAGATGCGCGGCCGCACGGTGCGCTTTCACACCGCCGTGAGCGTGCTGCGCCCGAGCACGGGCTTCGAGCGCACGCTGATGGCCACGGTGACGGCGCGCTTCCGCCCGTTGCAGGACGAAGAGATCGCGCGCTACCTGGCGGCCGAGCAGCCCTACGACTGCGCCGGCAGCGCCAAGGCCGAGGCGCTGGGCATCACGCTGCTGGAGGCCATCGAGTCCGACGACCCCACCGCGCTGATCGGCCTGCCGCTGATCCGCACCTGCGCCCTGCTGCGCGAAGCCGGACTGCCGCTGCCATGACGGGCACCTTGTACCTGGTGCCCAACACGCTGGACTTCGGCACCGGCGATGCCCAGCAGCCGCCCGACATCGAAAACACGCTGCCGCTGGGTGCGCTGAAGGTGGCGGCCGCCCTGCCCCACTGGGTGGCCGAGAACGCCAAGACGACGCGCAGCTTCCTCAAGCGCGTGGGCCAGCGGGTGCCGCTGAGCCGGCCGCTGCAGGAGATCGGCATCGTGGAACTGCCGCGCCCGCCCAAGGGGGGCGCGGCCGTGGCCGCACCCAACCTGGCGCCGCTGCTGGCACCGGCCTTGGCCGGGCATGACCTGGGGTTGATTTCGGAGGCCGGCCTGCCGGCCGTGGCCGACCCCGGCGCCTTGCTCGTGGCGGCGGCGCATGCGGCCGGCGTGCCCGTGCGGCCGCTGTCGGGCCCCACGTCGCTGCTGCTGGCGCTGTCGGCCAGCGGGCTCAATGGCCAGAGCTTCGCGTTCGTCGGCTACCTGCCGGTGGAAGCCGGCGCGCGCATCGCCCGGCTGCGTGAGCTGGAAGCCGTGTCGCGCAAGCAGCAGCAGACGCAGCTGATGATCGAAACGCCTTACCGCAACGGCGCCTTGCTGGCGGCCATGCTGCAGGCGCTGTCGGCCGGCACGCGGGTGTCGATCAGCGTCGGGCTGACACTGGAAGGCGGCTGGACGCGCACGATGACGGTGGCCGACTGGAAGCGGCAGGCGGTGAGCCTGCCGGATCGGATTCCGGCGGTGTTCTGCCTTCTGGCCTGACGTTGGCCCCCAAGCTCGCGGTGCTCGCGGCCCCCCAGGGGGGCGCAGGTTCCTTGGGGCGGCCCGGCGGAACCTGACGTTGCCGCCGAACGGTAGGCGTCTTGGTCAGGCCTTCTGGCCGCCGCCCAGCAAGGCCGCCACCTTGCGCTTGGTGCGGATGTTGGGCGTCAGGCCCCGCACCGCGGGCACGG encodes the following:
- the rpmF gene encoding 50S ribosomal protein L32, whose translation is MAVQQNKKSPSKRGMHRSHNALPVPGIAIEPTTGETHMRHHISPTGFYRGRKVLRTKSDT
- a CDS encoding beta-ketoacyl-ACP synthase III — protein: MNSSTPRYSRIAGTGSYLPPRRVTNDDLAAQLAQRGLETSDAWIVERTGIRARHFAEPEVAASDLALHASLAALQSAGCTAADIDLIIVATSTPDMVFPSTATILQNKLGVHGCPAFDVQAVCSGFVYALTVADSMIRTGAARKALVVGSEVFSRILDFNDRTTCVLFGDGAGAVVLEASNEPGLVASELHADGRHLDILCTPGHVSGGAILGDPLLKMDGPAVFKLAVGVLEDVARSVLAKAGREASDIDFLIPHQANIRIMQSTARKLKLSADKVIVTVDEHGNTSAASIPLALDSAVRSGRIRRGDTLMLEGVGGGFTWGAVLLDF
- the plsX gene encoding phosphate acyltransferase PlsX codes for the protein MRVAVDCMGGDHGPSVTLPACQAFLAAHPQAELVLVGTPEALAPAASWPRVTCVHASETVLMDDTVEVALRRKRDSSMRVAINQLKASGEGAEPLAHVCVSAGNTGALMAVARYVLKTLDGIDRPAIATVMPNRLDGFTTVLDLGANVDCSAEHLLQFAVMGSALVGAVSGKADPSVGLLNIGEEVIKGSDTIKRAGELLREAAARGHLHFHGNVEGDDIFKGTTDIVVCDGFVGNVALKTAEGLASMLGDMIRQEFTRTPFAKFAALIALPVLRHFKTRVDPRRLNGAALLGLRGLVFKSHGSADAFGFEQALTRAYDAARNRLLDRVHDRILDTLQALNAQPVAGGADDTVQAA
- the fabD gene encoding ACP S-malonyltransferase; the protein is MTSFAFVFPGQGSQAVGMLDAWGDHPAVRQTLEEASAALGEDIARLIQAGPKEQLDLTTNTQPVMLVAGIACYRAWLAETGLKPAWVAGHSLGEYSALVAAGALTLADALPLVRFRAQAMQEAVPVGTGAMAAILGLDAAAVREGCAEAAQASGEVVEAVNFNDPKQTVIAGTKAGVEKGCEVLKAKGAKRALPLPVSAPFHSSLMKPAAERLKERLAATPLLAPQMPVVNNIRVAIETDPQAIRQALYEQAFGPVRWVEVVQALRAQGAQVIIECGPGKVLAGMVKRIEPEVQSTTVFDPASLEEAKRLVA
- a CDS encoding Maf family nucleotide pyrophosphatase — encoded protein: MDEPRPALILGSTSPYRRELLERLRQPFSVIRPDVDETPADGEAPDALAMRLALAKARAAAATARTQHADAIVIGSDQVADLDGQPLGKPGTHERATQQLQQMRGRTVRFHTAVSVLRPSTGFERTLMATVTARFRPLQDEEIARYLAAEQPYDCAGSAKAEALGITLLEAIESDDPTALIGLPLIRTCALLREAGLPLP
- a CDS encoding ribosomal RNA small subunit methyltransferase I translates to MTGTLYLVPNTLDFGTGDAQQPPDIENTLPLGALKVAAALPHWVAENAKTTRSFLKRVGQRVPLSRPLQEIGIVELPRPPKGGAAVAAPNLAPLLAPALAGHDLGLISEAGLPAVADPGALLVAAAHAAGVPVRPLSGPTSLLLALSASGLNGQSFAFVGYLPVEAGARIARLRELEAVSRKQQQTQLMIETPYRNGALLAAMLQALSAGTRVSISVGLTLEGGWTRTMTVADWKRQAVSLPDRIPAVFCLLA
- a CDS encoding YceD family protein, which encodes MKPGEHDPRRLDVAAFAAQGAELSGRWPLSELARVAEDAPATDDGAPLPDVHWSAHGERRPVKGGEPQVWLHLQAQAQVPRECQRCLAPVAIPVEVDQWLRFVGDEQLAAQLDADSDDDVLALPRWLDLQELVEDEVLLALPLVPSHDQCPDPLPMVAEPSAEELPPQEKVNPFAALAQLKRGNKPE